A DNA window from Salifodinibacter halophilus contains the following coding sequences:
- a CDS encoding gamma-glutamyltransferase, whose amino-acid sequence MNLQEAGDAPRIQHDGSTEPAGQMVAMSDGGELDLETGFSYETVRELVRRGHSVRFALGPYGGYQAIMVNPNGGYIG is encoded by the coding sequence GCATGAACCTGCAGGAAGCCGGCGACGCGCCGCGCATCCAGCACGACGGTTCGACCGAGCCGGCCGGGCAGATGGTGGCGATGAGCGACGGCGGCGAGCTCGACCTGGAGACCGGGTTCTCCTACGAGACCGTGCGCGAGCTGGTGCGGCGCGGCCACAGCGTGCGCTTCGCGCTGGGGCCCTATGGCGGGTACCAGGCGATCATGGTCAATCCAAACGGCGGCTACATCGGGG